From a region of the Sphaerodactylus townsendi isolate TG3544 linkage group LG16, MPM_Stown_v2.3, whole genome shotgun sequence genome:
- the TMEM82 gene encoding transmembrane protein 82, translated as MGAAAAGGLLGGWPSLWWGASLVDPFLQGLVGACAVAVLCSLLRVYLYLQCLSDPDRQAEKEAVRGQWALLDQVHLCLLTGLFTVVGSRVAALVVLEFSLRAVATLLSLPKGRHCSQLFLLCQYSLGCGVSCSLSYLQEGAPRRTWNLLLSVGLAGLLTCYVWRLARHVFTMYELHCKERYCGACLFLLTTWRGIPQLLCNALKVTFLVADLAAVALINRDFLTTSEAVRFWTPLTICYTLLVIYMQEEQRQNPSQQMVYQTVFVRMGGLLILLMTVGRWTDILNIFISLLGEVWCLVQAGATLEICRKQDFSQRFSHLASPSRGRKNQHEAHPSKSSAAAVS; from the exons atgggggcggcggcggcggggggtcTGCTGGGCGGCTGGCCGAGCCTGTGGTGGGGGGCCAGCCTGGTGGATCCCTTCTTGCAAG GGCTGGTGGGGGCCTGCGCCGTGGCGGTGCTGTGCAGCCTGCTGCGAGTCTACCTGTACCTGCAGTGCCTGTC TGACCCTGACCGGCAGGCGGAGAAGGAAGCCGTCCGAGGCCAGTGGGCCCTGCTAGACCAGGTGCACCTCTGCCTGCTGACCGGGCTCTTCACGGTCGTCGGCTCCCGGGTGGCGGCGCTGGTGGTGCTGGAGTTCTCCCTCCGGGCGGtggccaccctcctctcccttccgAAG GGAAGGCACTGCAGCCAGCTCTTCTTGCTGTGCCAGTACTCCCTGGGCTGTGGGGTCTCGTGCAGCCTCAGTTACCTGCAGGAGGGGGCGCCCCGCCGGACCTGGAACCTGCTGCTCAGCGTGGGCCTGGCCGGCCTCCTGACCTGCTACGTCTGGCGCTTGGCGCGCCACGTGTTCACCATGTACGAGCTGCACTGCAAAGAGCGCTACTGCGGGGCCTGCCTCTTCTTGCTCACTACCTGGCGCGGCATCCCCCAGCTACTGTGCAACGCCCTGAAGGTCACCTTTCTGGTGGCCGACCTGGCAGCCGTCGCATTGATCAACCGGGACTTCCTCACCACCTCGGAAGCTGTCCGCTTCTGGACTCCACTCACCATCTGTTACACGCTCCTGGTTATCTACATGCAGG AGGAGCAGCGGCAGAACCCCAGCCAGCAGATGGTCTACCAGACTGTTTTTGTGAGGATGGGGGGCCTCTTGATCCTGCTCATGACTGTGGGCCGGTGGACGGACATCCTGAACATCTTCATCTCGCTGCTGGGAGAGGTCTGGTGCTTGGTGCAGGCAGGAGCCACGCTGGAGATCTGCAGGAAGCAG gaTTTCTCTCAACGATTCTCCCACTTGGCTTCTCCTTCCCGGGGGCGCAAAAATCAGCATGAAGCCCACCCCTCAAAGTCctcagcagcagctgtgtcctgA
- the SLC25A34 gene encoding solute carrier family 25 member 34, whose amino-acid sequence MGLPQGGGGSPPGAAAAAAPGGDFVLGAASCCLACVFTNPLEVVKTRLQLQGELRSRGSYRRHYRGALQGLLAVGRADGLRGLQKGLAAGLLYQGLMNGVRLGLYSRAEHAGLTQLPAGAVGAGAAAGALGALVASPAYLVKTHLQAQSVAAFAVGHQHNHQSVSSAFETIYKKQGLLGLWRGVNGAVPRVTVGSAVQLATFASAKEWVRKHKWFQESSWMVALSSGMISGVAVAVAMTPFDVVSTRLYNQPVDEMGKGKHYRGFLDCFVQITGRESFLALYKGLGPAYLRLGPHTTLSLLFWDELRRLTCQYQGT is encoded by the exons ATGGGGTTGCCGCAGGGCGGTGGGGGGAGCCccccgggggcggcggcggcggcggcgcccgggGGGGACTTCGTGCTGGGGGCGGCGTCGTGCTGCCTGGCGTGCGTGTTCACCAACCCGCTGGAGGTGGTCAAGACGCGGCTGCAGCTGCAGGGGGAGCTGCGCTCGCGGGGCTCGTACCGGCGCCACTACCGGGGCGCGCTGCAGGGCTTGCTGGCGGTGGGCCGGGCCGACGGGCTGCGCGGGCTGCAGAAGGGGCTGGCGGCCGGCCTGCTCTACCAGGGCCTCATGAACGGCGTGCGCCTCGGCCTCTACTCCCGCGCCGAGCACGCCGGCCTCACCCAGCTGCCCGCCGGCGCCGTCGGAGCCGGGGCCGCGGCCGGCGCCCTGGGAGCCCTGGTGGCCAGCCCGGCCTATCTG GTCAAGACGCATCTCCAAGCCCAGTCTGTGGCAGCCTTCGCCGTGGGGCACCAGCATAACCACCAG AGCGTCTCCAGTGCCTTCGAGACCATCTACAAgaagcaagggctgctgggactGTGGCGGGGGGTGAATGGTGCCGTGCCACGTGTCACGGTGGGCTCTGCTGTGCAGCTGGCCACCTTTGCTTCTGCCAAGGAGTGGGTCAGGAAGCACAAG TGGTTCCAGGAGAGCAGCTGGATGGTAGCCCTCAGCAGCGGCATGATCAGCggggtggcggtggcggtggcaaTGACCCCCTTCGATGTGGTGAGCACTAGGCTGTACAACCAGCCGGTGGACGAGATGGGCAAG ggcaAACACTACCGGGGGTTCCTGGACTGCTTCGTGCAGATCACGGGGAGGGAGAGCTTCCTGGCCCTCTACAAAGGCCTGGGCCCAGCGTACCTGCGCCTGGGACCACACACCACCTTGAGCCTCCTCTTCTGGGATGAGCTGAGGCGTCTCACCTGCCAGTACCAGGGCACCTGA